A window of Aliarcobacter trophiarum LMG 25534 contains these coding sequences:
- a CDS encoding c-type cytochrome encodes MKTKNIIGLLLLIAIFALFAFTLSQESSKKVVEQDKVEEKVTKVESVVQKSDEEIYLEDLKKQAGQKVEYEVSAYYKVACSSCHGKTGNGTKIAPAIAGQSYEYLLSKLDDYKNGKVENSLMQSGLFININEEDLKKLAKEIANFK; translated from the coding sequence ATGAAAACAAAAAATATTATTGGTTTGCTTTTACTTATAGCGATTTTTGCACTTTTTGCTTTTACTCTTTCTCAAGAGAGCTCAAAAAAAGTTGTAGAGCAAGATAAAGTTGAAGAAAAGGTTACAAAAGTTGAAAGTGTAGTACAAAAAAGTGATGAAGAGATATATCTTGAAGATTTAAAAAAACAAGCTGGGCAAAAAGTAGAGTATGAAGTTAGTGCTTACTATAAAGTTGCATGTTCATCATGCCATGGAAAAACTGGAAATGGTACTAAAATAGCACCAGCTATTGCAGGACAATCTTATGAGTATCTATTATCTAAACTAGATGATTATAAAAATGGAAAAGTTGAAAACAGCTTAATGCAAAGTGGATTATTTATTAATATAAATGAAGAGGATTTGAAAAAATTAGCAAAAGAGATTGCTAACTTTAAATAG
- a CDS encoding 4Fe-4S dicluster domain-containing protein has protein sequence MQNSDNKRRDFVKIGAGTLFFGSLIGAGVYFTPKLNAKQTLLRPPGALDEKEFLSTCIKCGQCVQVCPYHTLSLLDITSGNSIGTPYVDSRARGCYLCDLLPCVLACPSGSLNHDITTAEQVQMGVAMLKNPSKCLALLGKNVSLEDIGELLTHSNKNEREQKVLDDLKEYAGKPCTICADLCPYPAKDKAIAMVSDNKGNFYPEVRSECVGCGVCEELCPVKDEAAIVIIPRVKYEEIYS, from the coding sequence TTGCAAAATAGCGATAATAAAAGAAGAGATTTTGTAAAAATTGGTGCTGGAACTCTATTCTTTGGTTCGTTAATAGGTGCAGGAGTATATTTTACTCCAAAACTAAATGCAAAACAGACATTATTACGACCACCTGGAGCTTTAGATGAGAAAGAGTTTCTATCTACTTGTATAAAATGCGGTCAGTGTGTACAAGTTTGCCCGTATCATACTTTATCTTTACTTGATATTACAAGTGGAAATAGTATAGGAACTCCCTATGTAGATTCTAGAGCAAGAGGGTGTTATTTGTGTGATTTGCTTCCTTGTGTATTAGCATGTCCTAGTGGTTCTTTAAATCATGATATTACAACGGCAGAGCAGGTACAAATGGGAGTTGCAATGCTTAAAAATCCTAGTAAATGTTTAGCCCTTTTAGGAAAAAATGTAAGCCTTGAAGATATAGGTGAGCTCTTAACTCACTCAAATAAAAATGAACGAGAGCAAAAAGTTCTTGATGATTTAAAAGAGTATGCAGGAAAGCCATGTACAATTTGTGCAGATTTATGTCCATATCCAGCAAAAGATAAAGCAATAGCAATGGTTAGTGATAATAAGGGAAATTTTTATCCAGAAGTAAGAAGTGAGTGTGTTGGATGTGGAGTTTGTGAAGAGCTTTGTCCTGTAAAAGATGAAGCAGCCATAGTTATAATACCTAGAGTAAAATATGAGGAGATATATTCATGA
- a CDS encoding cytochrome C: protein MKKYQIFTIVALLLLTFSYTLPVIGFNGIMERIKNHDTKDIPTYVAKIWDFYHSFQYVSPNTPKSAIGSFEKMLDLKAEIGVASMPVWRVSLEAPNYPKEAFPDGIPVYFHFDGYSGDVQEMNTINHYIGMYPMEHGGQFERSVVPYFFLALTLMMIGFLYYDGKASWLLMVVPVVLPIAFLVDYSGWLYWYGHNMQEWGAFKIKPFMPTVFGDGKVAQFTTHSYPHTGFYILIAISILSLLAIFSKRKEQKK, encoded by the coding sequence ATGAAAAAATATCAAATTTTTACTATTGTTGCACTGTTACTATTGACTTTTAGCTATACACTTCCAGTTATTGGATTTAATGGAATAATGGAGAGAATAAAAAATCATGATACAAAAGATATTCCAACTTATGTAGCAAAAATTTGGGATTTTTATCACTCTTTTCAATATGTAAGCCCAAATACACCAAAGAGTGCTATTGGCTCATTTGAAAAGATGTTAGATTTGAAAGCTGAAATTGGAGTTGCTAGTATGCCAGTTTGGAGGGTTTCTCTAGAAGCTCCAAACTATCCGAAAGAGGCGTTTCCAGATGGAATTCCTGTATATTTTCATTTTGATGGATATAGTGGAGATGTACAGGAGATGAATACAATAAACCACTATATTGGAATGTATCCAATGGAACATGGTGGGCAATTTGAAAGAAGTGTAGTTCCATACTTCTTTTTAGCTTTAACTCTTATGATGATTGGATTTTTATATTATGATGGAAAAGCTTCTTGGTTACTTATGGTTGTTCCTGTTGTTTTACCTATTGCATTTTTAGTTGATTACTCGGGTTGGCTATATTGGTATGGTCATAATATGCAAGAGTGGGGTGCTTTCAAGATAAAACCATTTATGCCAACAGTATTTGGAGATGGGAAAGTTGCTCAATTTACAACACACTCATATCCGCATACAGGATTTTACATATTGATTGCTATTAGTATTTTAAGTTTATTAGCAATATTTTCAAAAAGAAAAGAGCAAAAAAAATAA
- the aat gene encoding leucyl/phenylalanyl-tRNA--protein transferase, whose protein sequence is MELLDIKEKIWLLDDKNFDFPKLEDMENDLVAIGGNFHPQRLINAYSNGIFPWFIDDYNYINWYSPKKRMILYPDDFKVSKSLKKSIFNRGFEVKSNTNFIEVIKNCKNIKRKHEDDTWIDENFINAYSLMHNLEFANSIEVYLNDELVGGLYGLIINNIFCGESMFSLVNDASKVAFYHLCKWAKNSGIKLIDCQVYNKHLESLGAYEISRDEYFRILQS, encoded by the coding sequence ATGGAACTACTTGATATTAAAGAAAAAATATGGTTGCTTGATGACAAAAATTTTGATTTTCCCAAATTAGAAGATATGGAAAATGATTTAGTTGCAATTGGTGGCAATTTTCATCCACAAAGATTAATAAATGCATATTCAAATGGGATTTTTCCATGGTTTATAGATGATTATAACTATATTAATTGGTATAGTCCAAAAAAAAGAATGATTTTATATCCAGATGACTTTAAAGTATCAAAAAGCCTTAAAAAGTCTATATTTAATAGGGGGTTTGAAGTAAAATCAAATACAAATTTTATTGAAGTTATAAAAAATTGTAAAAATATAAAAAGAAAACATGAAGATGATACTTGGATAGATGAAAACTTTATAAATGCTTATAGTTTAATGCACAATTTGGAGTTTGCAAATAGTATTGAAGTCTATCTAAATGATGAACTTGTTGGTGGACTTTATGGTTTGATTATAAACAATATATTTTGTGGAGAAAGTATGTTTTCTCTTGTAAACGATGCTTCAAAAGTAGCCTTTTATCACTTATGTAAATGGGCAAAGAATAGCGGAATAAAACTAATAGATTGTCAAGTTTACAATAAACATTTAGAAAGCCTTGGAGCTTATGAGATAAGCAGAGATGAATATTTTAGGATTTTACAATCCTAA
- a CDS encoding c-type cytochrome, with the protein MKKVFISLAIAFLFIACGDSKDDKKVVNELKSEGKKEEINVATPKITVTENSTNIEKDNPFISYDLDGNRVVRVSPDGSETPLTKELGALISIKNNYEKLNAKILAQRLSKNYMQKCSACHDNYANGVIGPSLLDKNDNEIFQAIKVYQTGEKKNVLMKDLISKMPDEEIRSLAKEIAQLNKEVRENRK; encoded by the coding sequence ATGAAAAAAGTATTTATAAGTTTAGCTATTGCATTTTTATTTATTGCTTGTGGTGATAGCAAAGATGATAAAAAAGTAGTTAATGAGCTAAAGAGTGAAGGGAAAAAAGAGGAGATAAATGTTGCTACTCCTAAAATTACAGTTACAGAAAATAGTACAAATATAGAAAAAGATAATCCATTTATCTCTTATGATTTAGATGGAAATAGAGTAGTAAGAGTCTCTCCTGATGGTAGTGAAACACCACTTACAAAGGAGTTAGGAGCATTAATCTCAATAAAAAACAACTATGAAAAGTTAAATGCAAAAATTTTAGCTCAAAGACTTAGTAAAAACTATATGCAAAAGTGTTCTGCTTGTCACGATAATTATGCAAATGGTGTTATTGGACCCTCTTTATTAGATAAAAATGATAATGAGATTTTTCAAGCCATTAAAGTTTATCAAACAGGAGAGAAAAAAAATGTTCTTATGAAAGATTTAATCTCTAAAATGCCAGATGAAGAGATTAGAAGTTTAGCTAAAGAGATTGCTCAACTAAATAAAGAGGTAAGGGAAAATAGAAAATGA
- a CDS encoding pseudouridine synthase has translation MKRVDAYLSSLGYCSRSEARKFMKQNEITVLDKRVFNPSTKASHKDIKVNQEALDSEKLLILLNKPKDYICSHNDAGKLIYSLLPKRWQNRNPKISTIGRLDIDTTGLILLTDDGELNHRLTSPKKDIKKIYEVTLLNPLNGDEKELFSSGTILLNGEDKPLKPAKLTIINDTLVHLEIVEGKYHQVKRMFAYTKNKVIKLHRVSFADTFLEDLKEGSFKELDINLFID, from the coding sequence ATGAAAAGAGTAGATGCTTATTTATCGAGTTTAGGATATTGTAGTAGAAGTGAAGCTAGAAAATTTATGAAACAAAATGAGATTACAGTTTTAGATAAAAGAGTTTTTAATCCTAGTACAAAAGCAAGTCATAAAGATATAAAAGTAAATCAAGAAGCACTTGATAGTGAAAAACTTTTAATTTTATTAAATAAACCAAAAGATTATATCTGTTCTCATAATGATGCTGGGAAGCTTATATACTCACTTCTTCCAAAAAGATGGCAGAATAGAAATCCAAAAATCTCAACTATTGGAAGGCTTGATATTGATACAACAGGGCTTATACTACTTACAGATGATGGAGAGCTAAATCATAGACTTACAAGTCCAAAAAAAGATATTAAAAAGATATACGAAGTAACTTTGTTAAACCCATTAAACGGTGATGAAAAAGAGCTTTTTTCAAGTGGAACTATTTTATTAAATGGTGAAGATAAACCACTAAAACCAGCAAAGCTAACTATTATAAATGATACTTTAGTTCATTTGGAAATTGTAGAGGGGAAATATCATCAAGTAAAAAGAATGTTTGCATATACAAAAAATAAAGTTATAAAGCTTCACAGAGTATCTTTTGCAGATACTTTTTTGGAAGATTTAAAAGAGGGTAGTTTTAAAGAGCTAGATATTAATCTTTTTATAGATTAA
- a CDS encoding NapH/MauN family ferredoxin-type protein — protein MNKYNTRATIEDTGFFDTFITTTKDGKKKLGIRFYRWLVVIFVHLLFILSYSIDLQMLEGDLSGSRFLGFHLTDPFMALQVFVSTYHIPVNLLIGTLTIVIVYLLIGGRAYCSWVCPYTILGEISEKLHRYLKKKKIIKSYKFNPKIKYIFWGIFLFLSFFSGYLVFEIINVVGIFSRALIYGWSIAFVFVIAVFLVDTFFSQRFWCRYVCPVGTTYGFIGWASTTKIVWDDSCDHCRVCANVCLVPHVLDITKVNANKENKKEQTVISGDCTLCGRCVEVCHNDSLKFETKLKKII, from the coding sequence ATGAATAAGTATAATACAAGGGCTACAATAGAAGATACAGGCTTTTTTGATACCTTTATTACAACAACAAAAGATGGTAAAAAAAAGTTAGGTATTAGATTTTATAGATGGCTTGTGGTTATTTTTGTACATTTGTTATTTATTCTTTCATACTCTATTGACTTGCAAATGCTAGAGGGTGATTTAAGTGGTTCTAGATTTTTGGGATTTCATTTAACTGACCCTTTTATGGCACTTCAAGTCTTTGTGAGTACATATCATATTCCAGTAAATTTGCTAATAGGTACTTTAACTATAGTTATTGTTTATCTGCTAATAGGGGGAAGAGCTTATTGCTCTTGGGTTTGTCCATATACAATTTTAGGAGAAATTTCTGAAAAACTCCATAGATACTTAAAGAAAAAAAAGATTATAAAGTCTTATAAATTTAACCCAAAAATCAAATATATATTTTGGGGAATTTTTCTTTTTTTATCTTTTTTTAGTGGTTATTTAGTTTTTGAGATTATAAATGTTGTTGGTATTTTTTCAAGAGCTTTAATATATGGATGGAGTATAGCTTTTGTATTTGTAATTGCTGTATTTTTAGTGGATACTTTTTTTTCACAAAGATTTTGGTGTAGATATGTTTGCCCTGTTGGTACAACATATGGTTTTATTGGCTGGGCAAGTACTACTAAAATAGTTTGGGATGATAGTTGTGACCATTGTAGAGTTTGTGCAAATGTATGTTTAGTTCCTCATGTATTAGATATTACAAAAGTAAACGCAAATAAAGAGAATAAAAAAGAACAAACAGTTATTAGTGGTGATTGTACACTTTGTGGTAGATGTGTTGAAGTTTGCCACAATGATTCGTTAAAATTTGAAACAAAATTAAAGAAGATAATATGA
- the nosZ gene encoding Sec-dependent nitrous-oxide reductase: protein MLKKVSILTSMLLFSATSALSSTDLQKVMKDRGLTERDVLAAAKTYVPTGMKDEYYVFSSGGQSGQVIVYGVPSMRILKYIGVFTPEPWQGYGFDNESKKILDSGKIRGQEIKWGDTHHPNFSEKNGEFVGDYLFINDKANPRIAVINLHDFETTQIVVNPVLKSTHGGSFITPNTEYVIDACQYAAPLENDWVPIEAYEEKYRGGVTLWKFDYTKGQIDEKESFTLELPPYMQDLSDAGKGPSMGWAFTNSFNSEMYTGGIEKGLPPFEAGMSRNDTDFLHLYNWQILEKLAKDPKNTKVINGHRVVTIEAAVKGGALFLLPEAKSPHGVDVTPDGKYIIIGGKLDTHVTIFDFAKIKEQIDKKEFAGKDSYGIPILDFKKSLHGQLELGLGPLHNTFDEKDGIVYTSLYVDSQVVKWNFRDLKLLDRVNVHYNIGHLDSMEGKSTKPKGKYGIALNKLSIDRFLPVGPLHPQNHQLIDLAGDKMELLYDMPIGLGEPHDVVSIHASKIKPKKTYDKMGTNSRTGEAHEGATLAGQERVERDGNKVKVYMTAVRSHLNPEHIEVNKGDEVTIYITNLERAQDETHAFGLSGLNVHASVEPGKTSSVTFTADLEGVFPYYCTEFCSALHLEMMGYLKVKDPKKQYPDYKAAKVSKMTPEELQKEYNKIVATNKATDDVIQSVVKFLKEKGFEKYPEVKSLVTDALDQYNKIPHEKAKADEAFKAGDMNTAILWENQVWQYMVKTADAGLRAKNLLAKELSTKMSEKARLGEEAYLRGGCNGCHVVGQVSSGPDITGALLRHENGEKFLYNFILDPAKYYSDPYIDAMIKTFNLRMPNQNMKPEEVKNIIEYMKWIDENADLQ, encoded by the coding sequence ATGTTAAAAAAAGTATCAATTCTAACTTCGATGCTTTTATTTTCTGCAACATCAGCATTAAGTAGTACTGATTTGCAAAAAGTAATGAAAGACAGAGGTCTTACGGAAAGAGATGTTTTAGCAGCTGCTAAAACATATGTTCCAACAGGAATGAAAGATGAATACTATGTATTTAGCTCGGGTGGGCAATCAGGACAAGTGATTGTTTATGGTGTTCCATCTATGAGAATATTAAAATACATAGGTGTATTTACTCCAGAACCTTGGCAAGGATATGGATTTGATAATGAATCTAAAAAAATTCTTGATAGTGGAAAAATAAGAGGACAAGAGATTAAATGGGGAGATACTCACCATCCAAACTTTAGTGAAAAAAATGGTGAATTTGTAGGAGATTATCTATTTATAAATGATAAAGCAAATCCTAGAATTGCTGTTATCAATCTTCACGACTTTGAGACTACACAAATTGTTGTAAATCCTGTTTTAAAAAGTACTCATGGAGGAAGCTTTATTACTCCAAATACAGAGTATGTTATAGATGCTTGTCAATATGCTGCACCACTTGAGAATGATTGGGTTCCTATTGAAGCTTATGAAGAGAAATATAGAGGTGGTGTAACTCTTTGGAAATTTGACTATACAAAAGGTCAAATTGATGAGAAAGAGTCATTTACTCTAGAATTACCACCATATATGCAAGATTTAAGTGATGCTGGAAAAGGTCCTTCTATGGGATGGGCATTTACAAATAGCTTTAACTCTGAGATGTATACAGGAGGAATTGAAAAAGGTCTTCCTCCCTTTGAAGCTGGTATGAGTAGAAATGATACAGATTTTTTACATCTATACAACTGGCAAATTTTGGAAAAACTTGCAAAAGACCCAAAAAATACAAAAGTTATAAATGGACATAGAGTTGTAACAATTGAAGCTGCTGTAAAAGGTGGAGCTTTATTCTTACTTCCTGAAGCAAAATCTCCACACGGTGTTGATGTTACTCCTGATGGGAAATATATCATTATTGGTGGAAAACTTGATACTCACGTAACTATTTTTGATTTTGCAAAAATTAAAGAGCAAATTGATAAAAAAGAGTTTGCTGGAAAAGATTCTTATGGTATTCCTATCTTAGATTTTAAAAAATCTTTACATGGACAACTAGAGTTGGGACTAGGGCCTCTACATAATACTTTTGATGAAAAAGATGGGATAGTTTATACTTCACTATATGTTGATTCACAAGTTGTAAAATGGAATTTTAGAGATTTAAAACTTCTTGATAGGGTAAATGTTCACTATAATATTGGACATCTTGACTCAATGGAAGGAAAATCTACTAAACCAAAAGGTAAGTATGGAATTGCTTTAAATAAACTATCAATAGATAGATTTTTACCAGTAGGTCCACTTCATCCACAAAATCATCAGCTGATTGATTTAGCTGGGGATAAAATGGAACTTTTATATGATATGCCAATTGGTTTAGGTGAACCTCATGATGTTGTATCTATTCATGCAAGTAAAATCAAACCTAAAAAAACTTATGACAAAATGGGAACTAACTCAAGAACTGGTGAAGCTCACGAAGGTGCAACTTTAGCTGGACAAGAGAGAGTTGAAAGAGATGGAAATAAAGTTAAAGTTTATATGACTGCTGTAAGAAGTCACTTGAATCCTGAACATATTGAGGTGAATAAAGGTGATGAAGTTACTATTTATATAACTAATCTTGAAAGAGCTCAAGATGAGACACATGCATTTGGTTTATCAGGACTTAATGTACATGCTTCTGTAGAGCCTGGAAAAACTTCTTCTGTTACATTTACAGCTGATTTAGAGGGTGTTTTCCCTTACTATTGTACAGAGTTTTGTTCTGCTTTACACTTGGAAATGATGGGATATTTAAAAGTTAAAGATCCTAAAAAACAGTATCCAGACTATAAAGCTGCAAAAGTTTCTAAAATGACTCCTGAAGAGTTACAAAAAGAGTATAATAAAATTGTTGCTACAAATAAGGCAACAGATGATGTAATTCAAAGTGTTGTTAAATTCTTAAAAGAGAAAGGTTTTGAAAAATATCCAGAAGTTAAATCTTTAGTTACAGATGCATTAGATCAATATAATAAAATTCCTCATGAAAAAGCAAAAGCAGATGAGGCATTTAAAGCTGGTGATATGAATACTGCAATTCTTTGGGAAAACCAAGTTTGGCAATATATGGTTAAAACAGCGGATGCTGGTTTAAGAGCTAAAAATCTTTTAGCAAAAGAGCTTTCAACAAAAATGAGTGAAAAAGCAAGACTAGGAGAAGAGGCATACTTAAGAGGTGGATGTAATGGTTGTCACGTTGTTGGACAAGTAAGCTCTGGTCCAGACATTACAGGAGCTTTATTAAGACATGAAAATGGAGAAAAATTTCTTTATAATTTTATCCTTGATCCTGCAAAATATTATAGTGATCCATATATAGATGCTATGATTAAAACATTTAATCTTAGAATGCCAAATCAAAATATGAAACCAGAAGAGGTTAAAAATATTATTGAATATATGAAATGGATTGATGAGAATGCTGATTTACAATAA
- a CDS encoding ABC transporter ATP-binding protein has product MIKIKNLTKTFGTQNSLDNISLELNKEDRVIIMGQNGAGKTTLIRSILGQYIPTSGDIEVSGFNPFKNRVDTISKIGFVPQLPPPIKLTVEELINFAVKSSNIDKDEIVELCSKMDLDIKSHFRKIFFKLSGGMKQKLLIAIAIAKRPEIFIFDEPTANLDPKGRESFYEIIKEYSKNRLTIFISHRIEEVSNMVNRKIELDLGKVVLDEKI; this is encoded by the coding sequence ATGATAAAAATAAAAAACCTTACAAAAACTTTTGGAACTCAAAACTCATTAGATAATATCTCATTAGAGTTAAATAAAGAGGATAGAGTAATAATTATGGGGCAAAATGGAGCTGGGAAAACTACTCTTATTAGAAGTATCTTAGGTCAATATATTCCAACAAGTGGAGATATTGAGGTTTCTGGATTTAATCCATTTAAAAATAGAGTTGATACTATTTCAAAAATAGGATTTGTCCCACAACTTCCACCGCCGATTAAATTAACAGTTGAAGAGCTTATAAATTTTGCAGTTAAATCTAGCAATATAGATAAAGATGAGATAGTTGAGCTTTGTTCTAAAATGGATTTAGATATAAAATCACATTTTAGAAAAATCTTTTTTAAGTTATCTGGTGGAATGAAACAGAAACTTTTAATTGCTATTGCAATAGCAAAAAGACCAGAAATATTTATATTTGATGAACCAACAGCAAATCTTGATCCAAAAGGCAGAGAGAGTTTTTATGAAATTATAAAAGAGTATAGTAAAAATAGACTTACTATTTTTATAAGTCATAGAATAGAGGAGGTTTCAAATATGGTAAATAGAAAGATTGAACTTGATTTAGGAAAGGTTGTTTTAGATGAAAAAATTTAG
- the nosD gene encoding nitrous oxide reductase family maturation protein NosD, protein MKKLISVLTLFSMFLHSNELQEAINNAPSGSKITLAEGIYKGNIVINKPLTIDGVNKKAKIVGDGDSSVITIKSSNVVIKNLTIENSGFSVEKVDSAIHAKEVNSIVIENNHIEDTLFGINLEQVNRSKIIDNFITSKDLELGVRGDAIRLWSSHDNQLLSNKIYKSRDFVLWYSSGNNIENNYGSYNRYSLHFMHAGRNMVRNNFFEYNSVGIFFMYSSGTIAIGNTVKNSLGAFGVGIGMKDSSNFTLLENNLIYNPRGLYLDQSPYHPRTVNIFERNNILYNSSGIQFQVSRERSIFTDNIIKGNIEPVVSDTPRNNLSINDWNGNYWDMYEGFDRNKDGYGDIPYKHYVYADKLWLYNPNVKFFYGSVVMDLLNFLAKFIPFSEPELLAVDNNPKMEAKIAK, encoded by the coding sequence ATGAAGAAACTAATATCAGTTTTAACTCTTTTTTCTATGTTTTTACATTCAAATGAGCTACAAGAAGCTATAAATAATGCTCCTAGTGGCTCTAAGATAACTCTTGCTGAGGGTATTTATAAAGGTAATATAGTTATAAATAAACCTTTAACTATCGATGGAGTTAATAAAAAAGCAAAGATTGTAGGAGATGGAGATAGTAGTGTTATTACGATTAAAAGCTCAAATGTAGTTATAAAAAATTTAACTATAGAAAATAGTGGATTTAGTGTTGAAAAAGTAGATAGTGCAATTCATGCTAAAGAGGTAAATAGTATAGTTATAGAAAATAACCATATAGAAGATACTCTTTTTGGAATAAATTTAGAGCAAGTAAATAGGTCTAAAATTATTGATAATTTTATTACTTCAAAAGATTTAGAACTAGGAGTAAGAGGGGATGCTATTAGACTTTGGAGTTCTCATGATAACCAACTTTTATCAAATAAAATATATAAATCAAGAGATTTTGTACTTTGGTATTCTAGTGGAAATAATATAGAGAATAATTATGGAAGTTACAATAGATACTCTTTGCATTTTATGCATGCTGGAAGAAATATGGTTAGAAATAATTTTTTTGAGTATAACTCTGTAGGAATATTTTTTATGTATAGTAGTGGAACTATTGCCATTGGAAATACTGTAAAAAACTCTTTGGGGGCTTTTGGAGTAGGAATTGGCATGAAAGATTCATCAAACTTTACACTATTGGAGAATAATTTAATTTATAATCCAAGAGGCTTATACCTTGACCAATCTCCATATCATCCAAGAACGGTAAATATCTTTGAAAGAAATAATATTTTATATAATTCTAGTGGAATACAGTTTCAAGTAAGTAGAGAAAGAAGTATCTTTACAGATAATATTATTAAAGGAAATATTGAACCAGTTGTTAGTGATACTCCTAGAAATAATCTATCTATTAATGATTGGAATGGTAATTATTGGGATATGTATGAAGGCTTTGATAGAAATAAAGATGGATACGGAGATATTCCATATAAACACTATGTATATGCTGATAAACTGTGGCTTTATAATCCAAATGTAAAGTTTTTTTATGGCTCAGTTGTTATGGATTTGTTGAATTTTTTAGCGAAATTTATACCTTTTTCAGAACCTGAACTTTTAGCAGTAGATAATAATCCAAAAATGGAGGCAAAAATTGCAAAATAG
- a CDS encoding nitrous oxide reductase accessory protein NosL: MKKLFFLLVFISATLFGADFIGKEYKDLDLKQESCPIKTVAIEKHKDWLGYIELKDGKIVALSSPKYTFAYMLIEQKKDEKSVLNIYVTDFKTKKIIDAKTAYYVFGSNIMSVGGDDVIPFALESDAKEFYKEKHGRQIYRFDRMTENFINYLDMR, encoded by the coding sequence ATGAAAAAACTTTTTTTTCTACTAGTTTTTATATCAGCAACTCTATTTGGAGCTGATTTTATTGGAAAAGAGTATAAAGATTTGGATTTAAAACAAGAGAGTTGCCCTATTAAAACAGTAGCTATTGAAAAACATAAAGATTGGTTAGGTTATATTGAGTTAAAAGATGGAAAAATTGTAGCTCTTAGCTCACCAAAATATACTTTTGCTTATATGTTAATAGAGCAAAAAAAAGATGAGAAAAGTGTTTTAAATATCTATGTAACAGATTTTAAAACTAAAAAAATAATAGATGCAAAAACTGCTTACTACGTTTTTGGAAGTAATATTATGAGTGTTGGAGGAGATGATGTGATTCCTTTTGCTCTTGAAAGTGATGCAAAAGAGTTCTATAAAGAAAAACATGGAAGACAAATTTATAGATTTGATAGAATGACTGAGAATTTTATAAACTATCTTGATATGAGATAG
- a CDS encoding ABC transporter permease yields MRNLFLVFKTDMSEALRSKWFLVYSLVFGGIIALFFITGITESRIQGFSGLSRLLLIFIEICIVIVPIFILINTVRTIAGERDSNILEYMLSFPISLKEYFFGKLLGKLFSVTLPIIGALILALFWSLFKGATIPWGIFFYYMALIVSINICFLGLSFFISSIVKTQEVALGIAFFVWLFLLALIDLLLIGFLIKTTASPELVYSIALANPLQVFRIGAIALFDPELSVIGPASYFILDEFGKELISIYCLVYPAVIGMLFSIFGYLIFKRKDLV; encoded by the coding sequence ATGAGAAATCTCTTTTTAGTTTTTAAGACCGATATGAGTGAAGCTTTAAGGTCAAAATGGTTTTTGGTTTATAGTTTAGTATTTGGTGGTATTATTGCACTATTTTTTATTACGGGAATAACTGAGTCTAGAATTCAAGGATTTAGTGGACTTAGTCGATTATTACTAATTTTTATAGAGATTTGTATTGTAATAGTACCTATTTTTATACTTATAAATACAGTAAGAACAATTGCAGGGGAGAGAGATAGTAATATTTTAGAATATATGCTCTCTTTTCCAATTTCTTTAAAAGAGTACTTTTTTGGAAAACTTTTAGGAAAACTTTTTAGTGTTACTCTACCTATAATTGGTGCTTTAATATTAGCTTTGTTTTGGAGTTTATTTAAAGGTGCAACAATACCATGGGGTATATTTTTTTATTATATGGCTTTAATTGTAAGCATTAATATCTGTTTTTTAGGGCTTAGTTTTTTTATCTCTTCAATAGTAAAGACTCAAGAGGTAGCTTTAGGGATTGCTTTTTTTGTTTGGTTATTTTTATTGGCTCTAATAGATTTACTGTTAATTGGTTTTCTAATAAAAACAACAGCAAGTCCAGAGTTGGTATATTCAATAGCTTTAGCAAATCCTTTACAAGTTTTTAGAATAGGAGCAATTGCACTATTTGATCCAGAACTATCTGTAATAGGACCAGCTAGTTACTTTATTTTGGATGAGTTTGGAAAAGAGCTTATATCAATTTATTGTTTAGTTTATCCAGCAGTTATTGGAATGTTATTTAGTATTTTTGGTTATTTAATTTTTAAAAGAAAGGATTTAGTATGA